A genomic stretch from Pseudomonas sp. MUP55 includes:
- a CDS encoding peptide chain release factor 3 produces MTHQAAEVAKRRTFAIISHPDAGKTTITEKLLLMGKAIAVAGTVKSRKSDRHATSDWMEMEKQRGISITTSVMQFPYRDHMINLLDTPGHEDFSEDTYRTLTAVDSALMVLDGGKGVEPRTIALMDVCRLRDTPIVSFINKLDRDIRDPIELLDEIEAVLKIKAAPITWPIGCYRDFKGVYHLADDYIIVYTAGHGHERTDVKIIEKLDSDEARAHLGDEYDRFVDQLELVQGACHEFNQQEFLDGQLTPVFFGTALGNFGVDHVLDAVVNWAPKPLARVANERTVEPVEEKFTGFVFKIQANMDPKHRDRIAFMRICSGKYEKGMKMRHVRTGKDVRIGDALTFFSSEREQLEEAYAGDIIGLHNHGTIQIGDTFTEGEALGFTGIPHFAPELFRRVRLRDPLKSKQLRQGLQQLAEEGATQVFFPERSNDIILGAVGVLQFDVVASRLKEEYKVECSYEPITVYSARWIDCSDKKKLEEFSNKAVENLAVDGGGHLTYLAPTRVNLALMEERWPDVKFRATREHH; encoded by the coding sequence ATGACCCACCAGGCCGCCGAAGTCGCGAAACGCCGCACTTTCGCCATTATTTCCCACCCCGATGCCGGTAAAACCACCATCACCGAAAAGCTCCTGCTGATGGGCAAGGCAATCGCGGTGGCCGGCACGGTGAAGTCCCGCAAGTCCGACCGCCATGCCACGTCCGACTGGATGGAGATGGAGAAGCAACGGGGTATTTCCATTACCACGTCGGTCATGCAGTTCCCGTATCGCGACCACATGATCAACCTGCTCGACACCCCGGGCCACGAAGACTTCTCCGAAGACACCTACCGCACCCTGACCGCGGTGGACTCGGCGTTGATGGTCCTGGACGGCGGTAAAGGCGTCGAGCCACGCACCATCGCGCTGATGGACGTGTGCCGTCTGCGCGACACGCCGATTGTCAGCTTCATCAACAAACTCGACCGCGATATCCGCGACCCCATCGAGCTGCTGGATGAAATCGAAGCCGTCCTGAAGATCAAGGCCGCGCCGATAACCTGGCCGATCGGTTGCTACCGCGACTTCAAGGGCGTGTACCACCTGGCCGATGACTACATCATTGTCTACACCGCCGGCCACGGCCACGAACGCACCGATGTGAAAATCATCGAAAAGCTCGACTCCGACGAAGCGCGTGCGCACCTGGGCGACGAGTACGACCGTTTTGTCGATCAGCTGGAACTGGTGCAGGGCGCCTGCCATGAGTTCAATCAGCAGGAATTCCTCGACGGCCAGTTGACCCCGGTATTCTTCGGTACTGCCCTGGGCAACTTCGGTGTTGACCATGTGCTCGACGCCGTCGTGAACTGGGCGCCAAAGCCCCTTGCCCGTGTCGCCAATGAGCGCACCGTCGAACCGGTCGAAGAGAAATTCACCGGCTTCGTGTTCAAGATCCAGGCGAACATGGACCCAAAACACCGCGACCGTATCGCCTTTATGCGCATCTGCTCCGGCAAATACGAGAAAGGCATGAAGATGCGCCACGTGCGCACCGGCAAGGACGTGCGCATCGGCGACGCGCTGACGTTCTTCTCCTCCGAGCGTGAACAGCTCGAAGAAGCCTACGCCGGCGACATCATCGGCCTGCACAACCACGGCACCATCCAGATCGGCGACACCTTCACTGAAGGCGAAGCGCTGGGCTTTACCGGTATCCCGCACTTCGCCCCGGAACTGTTCCGCCGCGTACGCCTGCGCGATCCGCTGAAATCCAAGCAACTGCGCCAGGGCTTGCAGCAATTGGCGGAAGAGGGGGCCACCCAGGTGTTCTTCCCCGAGCGCAGCAACGACATCATCCTCGGCGCCGTGGGTGTGCTGCAGTTCGACGTGGTCGCCAGCCGTTTGAAGGAAGAATACAAAGTGGAATGCTCCTACGAGCCGATCACCGTGTATTCAGCGCGTTGGATCGATTGCAGCGATAAGAAAAAGCTCGAAGAGTTCTCCAACAAGGCCGTGGAAAACCTGGCCGTGGACGGCGGCGGTCACCTGACCTACCTGGCCCCGACGCGGGTCAACCTGGCGCTGATGGAAGAGCGCTGGCCGGATGTGAAATTCCGGGCGACCCGTGAGCACCATTAA